The following proteins come from a genomic window of Anaerobutyricum hallii:
- a CDS encoding protein kinase domain-containing protein, translated as MFPESFSELTFYQKKKDILIYTAADSKHQYILKCSENIPSVRQALLDEYEGLSPLSHPSLPHYYGFQEDFTLPGTSVPLLALCMEHCEGTLLPELVPSLSLKDLLRILFSTGEVLAYLLENGILYTDLHPSNLLIRTTDQYRMVTLLDFTYCYYFLNNPNPPYTLRFSYNLSPDLKGQQMLIQELTFFLHALLEQKEQATGNQKNSIQKSLPFSVYMLLETGNHPPETLSLHEFLLMIKQCII; from the coding sequence ATGTTTCCCGAATCTTTTTCTGAGCTTACATTTTATCAGAAGAAAAAAGATATTTTAATATATACGGCTGCAGATTCTAAACATCAATACATATTAAAATGCAGTGAAAATATTCCTTCTGTCCGCCAGGCCCTGCTTGATGAATATGAAGGATTATCTCCTCTGTCCCACCCGTCTCTTCCACATTATTATGGATTTCAGGAAGACTTCACTTTACCAGGAACGAGCGTTCCTCTTCTTGCTCTTTGTATGGAACACTGCGAAGGTACTTTACTCCCTGAACTTGTGCCATCTTTATCTTTAAAAGATCTGTTACGGATTCTATTTTCCACCGGAGAAGTGCTTGCTTATCTTCTGGAAAACGGCATTCTTTATACCGATCTTCATCCGTCAAACCTTCTCATAAGAACAACGGATCAGTATAGGATGGTCACTCTTCTGGATTTTACTTACTGTTATTATTTTCTGAATAACCCAAATCCACCATATACGCTCCGCTTTTCCTATAATCTTTCTCCTGATCTCAAAGGACAGCAGATGTTGATTCAGGAGCTTACGTTCTTTCTCCATGCTCTTCTTGAACAAAAAGAACAAGCAACAGGAAATCAAAAGAATTCTATTCAGAAATCCCTTCCTTTTTCTGTATATATGCTGCTTGAAACGGGCAATCATCCACCAGAAACGCTGTCCCTTCATGAGTTTTTACTCATGATCAAACAGTGTATCATATAA
- a CDS encoding PP2C family protein-serine/threonine phosphatase: MAFFFASEINRRSSNEDSYCQMEFRMNAEAAVRAMVVADGMGGLSGGKYYSEAAVNMWYQELLATMMSERFRGNPLDRQIEILQEFSEEIYSKLNQRLYKNGLDAGMKGGTTLSSVIHFWDTVIVSNCGDSPVYRIKDGKITLVSEIQNVAEKMVREGKTAPGSVLYYQNKNRLLDYLGKRKECIPYCSVFQAEEADGILMGSDGAFGDLTLEEIQSVLCNCERPQKVIGRIFEKAREAGEEDNQTAIFYLKKEKEKKKKEVEMEIEFPKTDIRQAVPKEENCCYTKLSEKKKPISLKEKLLGNRFIGGR; the protein is encoded by the coding sequence GTGGCTTTCTTTTTTGCAAGTGAAATAAACCGACGCTCATCCAATGAGGACAGCTATTGCCAGATGGAGTTTCGCATGAATGCGGAAGCAGCAGTAAGAGCTATGGTAGTTGCTGATGGAATGGGTGGACTTTCCGGGGGAAAATATTATTCAGAAGCAGCGGTTAATATGTGGTATCAGGAACTGCTTGCGACGATGATGAGTGAAAGATTTCGAGGGAATCCTTTAGACAGACAGATTGAGATTTTGCAGGAATTTTCGGAAGAAATATATAGTAAGTTGAATCAGAGGTTATATAAGAATGGTTTAGATGCCGGAATGAAAGGTGGAACTACGTTATCCTCTGTCATCCATTTCTGGGATACGGTTATCGTATCAAACTGTGGAGACAGTCCGGTGTACCGTATTAAAGATGGTAAAATTACATTAGTCAGTGAGATACAGAATGTAGCAGAGAAGATGGTCAGAGAAGGAAAGACAGCACCAGGATCGGTATTGTATTATCAGAATAAGAATCGCCTTCTTGATTATCTTGGTAAGCGAAAGGAATGTATCCCGTATTGTTCTGTGTTTCAGGCTGAAGAAGCTGATGGGATATTAATGGGGTCAGATGGAGCATTCGGAGACCTTACATTAGAAGAAATTCAATCTGTACTTTGCAACTGTGAACGTCCACAAAAGGTGATCGGACGGATTTTTGAAAAGGCAAGGGAAGCGGGAGAAGAAGATAATCAGACGGCAATCTTTTACTTGAAGAAGGAAAAAGAAAAAAAGAAAAAAGAAGTCGAAATGGAAATAGAATTTCCCAAAACAGATATAAGACAGGCAGTTCCTAAAGAGGAGAATTGCTGTTATACAAAGCTTTCCGAGAAAAAGAAACCGATATCGTTAAAAGAGAAATTATTAGGGAACCGTTTTATAGGAGGGCGGTAA
- a CDS encoding serine/threonine protein kinase, with protein sequence MNCYFEEGEVFTWIRDRERSGENMVVSLKMLKECHRTGSKQAMIAEDIRTEKKYFVKVLFCNDLEQVYVEKESKVQLYSPYIIRIYGGMLDEKNKRFITLVEYIEESDLSELMRGKGIAGDTWNEKMRVRNRIAMKFLYGIDHYMSMYQQDPIVHRDLKPENVLASPDGTIVKIIDFDWVHLHASNVTVMLRREQKGTPGYADPRYWNSYICHPEMDIYSAGLVLYFIYTGKHHFYGSEEIKNYMIGDDYAYQLKEMPGIDERLSRIIAKMIAREEERYGSIKEVIQDMTAYLTSVRKLPELPELLTQSQEEKTIRFSYRIGDVKYSPYMKNYRFIPIEFGTKQERSQNGRMSGHILSFYRMDDKIKVILLHEDCHIIKQQREGEVCAGDVFTYAGTNIEILQIKR encoded by the coding sequence ATGAATTGTTATTTTGAAGAGGGCGAAGTTTTTACCTGGATTCGTGACAGAGAGAGGTCCGGTGAAAATATGGTCGTATCTTTAAAAATGTTAAAAGAATGTCACCGTACCGGAAGTAAGCAGGCAATGATAGCGGAAGATATCCGAACAGAGAAGAAATACTTTGTAAAGGTGTTGTTTTGTAATGATCTAGAGCAGGTTTACGTAGAAAAAGAAAGTAAAGTACAACTGTATTCTCCGTATATTATTCGGATTTACGGAGGGATGCTTGATGAGAAAAATAAACGTTTTATCACATTAGTAGAATACATTGAAGAAAGTGATCTGTCCGAGCTGATGCGCGGAAAGGGAATCGCCGGAGATACCTGGAATGAAAAGATGAGAGTAAGGAATCGTATCGCAATGAAGTTCTTGTACGGTATTGATCACTATATGTCTATGTATCAGCAAGATCCGATCGTTCACAGAGATTTAAAACCGGAGAATGTACTGGCTTCTCCTGATGGGACGATAGTAAAGATCATTGACTTTGACTGGGTACATTTACACGCATCCAACGTAACAGTGATGCTTCGGAGAGAACAGAAAGGAACCCCGGGGTACGCAGATCCAAGATATTGGAACAGTTACATTTGCCACCCGGAGATGGATATTTATTCTGCTGGTCTTGTTCTTTATTTTATTTATACAGGTAAACACCATTTCTACGGAAGTGAAGAAATAAAGAATTATATGATAGGCGATGATTATGCGTATCAGTTAAAAGAGATGCCGGGAATTGATGAGCGGTTAAGCAGGATTATTGCGAAAATGATCGCGAGAGAAGAAGAACGTTATGGAAGCATTAAAGAAGTGATTCAGGATATGACAGCATACCTGACATCTGTAAGAAAGCTTCCGGAACTTCCAGAACTTCTGACGCAGTCACAAGAAGAGAAAACAATCCGTTTTTCTTATCGGATCGGCGATGTGAAATATAGTCCCTATATGAAAAATTATCGTTTTATACCGATTGAATTTGGAACAAAGCAGGAACGAAGCCAGAATGGAAGAATGAGTGGACATATCTTATCCTTTTATCGAATGGATGATAAGATTAAAGTCATTCTTTTACATGAAGACTGCCATATTATAAAGCAGCAAAGAGAAGGAGAAGTCTGTGCAGGGGATGTATTTACCTACGCAGGAACAAATATTGAAATTTTGCAGATTAAAAGATAG